The proteins below come from a single Asanoa ferruginea genomic window:
- the gltB gene encoding glutamate synthase large subunit — MAFPHPQGLYDPENERDSCGVAFVADLAGRRSHDVVAKGLSALCRLDHRGARGAEPNTGDGAGIMIQVPDEFLRASVDFTLPPAGFYATGLVFLPTEDVEAAQAVTVVEKYAIVEGAEVLGWRDVPVEPDGLGTTAELVRPRIRQVFLAAHRLHDGPEGPAGTPISGLDLDRVAFCVRKQAERETAERGIPAYFPSLSARTLVYKGMLTPDQLPAFFPDLTNRRVRSAIALVHSRFSTNTFPSWPLAHPYRFIAHNGEINTIRGNKNWMNAREALLASAKLPGNIRRLFPVCTPAASDSANFDEVLELLHLAGRDLPHAVLMMIPEAWENDTAMDPARRAFYRFHASLMEPWDGPASVAFSDGTLVGAVLDRNGLRPGRWWRTEDGLVVLGSEAGVIDLDPATVVAKGRLQPGRMFLVDTAEGRIVEDDEIKAELAASNPYDDWLHAGLIDLEDLPARDHIVYTHDSVQRRQQTFGYTEEELKILVGPMARSGAEPLGSMGTDTPIAPLSTRPRLLYDYFHQLFAQVTNPPLDAIREELVTSLSSTIGPEGNLLDPGPASCRQIVLPRPVLDNDELAKLLSVDDDGDLPGFKAVRVSGLYPLRNGAAGIKARLTEICRHVSEAIEDGVRVLVLSDRDSTADLAPIPSLLLTAAVHQHLVREQTRTQVALVVESGDCREVHHAALLIGYGAAALNPYLAFESAEDLIATGALTGVAPADAIRNYVKALSKGVLKIMSKMGISTVSSYCGAQVFEAVGLDDRLVQRYFAGTPGRIGGARLADIHAEIAARHARAYPANEAERSHRRLDVGGEYQWRREGELHLFNPETVFLLQHATRSRRDDIFARYTATVDGLAEKAGSLRGLFRLRTGDRPAVPIDEVEPVSTIVKRFATGAMSYGSISAEAHETLAVAMNRLGGKSNTGEGGEDVERLYDPERRSAVKQVASGRFGVTTEYLVNADDLQIKMAQGAKPGEGGQLPGNKVWPWIAKTRHATPGVGLISPPPHHDIYSIEDLAQLVHDLKMVNPAARVHVKLVSEVGVGTVAAGVAKLKADVILISGHDGGTGASPLNSLKHAGTPWELGLAETQQTLLLNGLRDRVTVQVDGQLKTGRDVIVAALLGAEEFGFATAPLIVSGCVMMRVCHLDTCPVGIATQNPKLREKFTGKPEFVETFFEFLAEEVRGYLAQLGFRTIDEAVGHAELLDLVPAIDHWKANGLDLSPVLHVPDLPAGAARRRIQAQDHGLAKALDNELLKLAEPALKDGTPVRATVAVRNDQRSVGAMLGGAVARRFGGDGLPDDTIELDLVGTGGQSFGAFLPRGVTIRLHGDANDYVGKGLSGGRVIVRPHVDAPFEAETQIIAGNTILYGATGGELFLRGRVGERFAVRNSGATAVVEGVGDHGCEYMTGGTVVVLGPTGRNFAAGMSGGTAYLWQADTTRVNPELVELTPLTDDEQVTLQELVQRHFEETDSAVAEDLLKRWPEAAREFTAVVPRDYKRVMSVIRAAEAAGHDVDAAVMEVARA; from the coding sequence GTGGCATTCCCGCATCCCCAGGGTTTATACGACCCGGAGAACGAGCGTGACTCCTGTGGTGTCGCGTTCGTCGCCGACCTCGCCGGCCGCCGCTCCCACGATGTCGTGGCGAAGGGGCTTTCGGCGCTGTGCCGGCTCGACCACCGGGGTGCCCGAGGCGCGGAACCCAACACCGGCGACGGCGCCGGCATCATGATCCAGGTGCCCGACGAGTTCCTCCGGGCCAGCGTCGACTTCACCCTCCCGCCGGCCGGCTTCTACGCCACCGGCCTGGTGTTCCTGCCCACCGAAGACGTCGAGGCCGCCCAGGCGGTCACCGTCGTGGAGAAATACGCGATCGTCGAGGGCGCCGAGGTGCTCGGCTGGCGTGACGTGCCCGTCGAGCCCGACGGCCTGGGCACCACTGCCGAGCTGGTCCGGCCGCGCATCCGGCAGGTCTTCCTGGCCGCGCACCGGCTGCACGACGGCCCGGAGGGCCCGGCCGGCACCCCGATCAGCGGCCTCGACCTCGACCGGGTCGCCTTCTGCGTGCGCAAGCAGGCCGAGCGCGAGACGGCCGAGCGCGGAATACCGGCCTACTTCCCGAGCCTGTCCGCCCGCACCCTGGTCTACAAGGGCATGCTCACCCCCGACCAGTTGCCCGCGTTCTTCCCGGACCTGACCAACCGCCGGGTCCGCAGCGCGATCGCCCTGGTCCACTCCCGGTTCTCGACGAACACGTTCCCGTCGTGGCCGCTGGCCCACCCCTACCGCTTCATCGCGCACAACGGCGAGATCAACACCATCCGGGGCAACAAGAACTGGATGAACGCCCGCGAGGCGCTGCTCGCCTCGGCGAAGCTGCCGGGCAACATCCGCCGGCTGTTCCCGGTCTGCACGCCGGCCGCGTCCGACTCGGCCAACTTCGACGAGGTGCTCGAGCTGCTCCACCTCGCCGGCCGCGACCTGCCGCACGCCGTGCTGATGATGATCCCGGAGGCCTGGGAGAACGACACCGCGATGGACCCGGCCCGCCGGGCCTTCTACCGCTTCCACGCCAGCCTGATGGAGCCCTGGGACGGCCCGGCCTCCGTGGCGTTCAGCGACGGCACCCTGGTCGGCGCCGTGCTCGACCGCAACGGGCTGCGCCCCGGCCGCTGGTGGCGCACCGAAGACGGCCTGGTCGTGCTCGGCAGCGAGGCCGGCGTCATCGACCTCGACCCGGCCACGGTGGTCGCGAAGGGCCGGCTCCAGCCCGGCCGGATGTTCCTGGTCGACACCGCCGAGGGCCGGATCGTCGAAGACGACGAGATCAAGGCCGAGCTGGCCGCCAGCAACCCCTACGACGACTGGCTGCACGCCGGGCTGATCGACCTCGAAGACCTGCCGGCCCGCGACCACATCGTCTACACGCACGACTCGGTGCAGCGCCGGCAGCAGACGTTCGGCTACACCGAGGAAGAGCTCAAGATCCTGGTCGGCCCGATGGCGCGGTCGGGTGCCGAGCCGCTCGGCTCGATGGGCACCGACACCCCGATCGCGCCGCTGTCCACCCGGCCGCGGCTGCTCTACGACTACTTCCACCAGCTCTTCGCCCAGGTGACCAACCCGCCGCTCGACGCGATCCGCGAAGAGCTGGTGACCAGCCTGTCGTCGACCATCGGCCCGGAGGGCAACCTGCTCGACCCGGGCCCGGCGAGTTGCCGGCAGATCGTGCTGCCCCGGCCGGTGCTCGACAACGACGAGCTGGCCAAGCTGCTGTCCGTCGACGACGACGGCGACCTGCCCGGCTTCAAGGCGGTCCGGGTCTCCGGCCTCTACCCGCTGCGCAACGGCGCCGCCGGCATCAAGGCCCGGCTCACCGAGATCTGCCGGCACGTCTCCGAGGCGATCGAAGACGGCGTCCGCGTGCTGGTCCTCTCCGACCGCGACTCGACCGCCGACCTGGCGCCGATTCCGTCGCTGCTGCTCACCGCGGCCGTCCACCAGCACCTGGTGCGCGAGCAGACCCGCACCCAGGTCGCGCTGGTGGTCGAGTCCGGTGACTGTCGCGAGGTGCACCATGCGGCACTGCTCATCGGGTACGGCGCGGCGGCGCTCAACCCCTACCTCGCGTTCGAGTCGGCCGAGGACCTGATCGCGACCGGCGCGCTGACGGGGGTCGCGCCGGCCGACGCGATCCGCAACTACGTCAAGGCGCTCAGCAAGGGCGTACTCAAAATCATGTCCAAAATGGGCATCTCCACCGTCTCCTCGTACTGTGGCGCCCAGGTCTTCGAAGCCGTTGGCCTCGACGACCGGCTGGTCCAGCGCTACTTCGCCGGCACGCCCGGCCGGATCGGCGGCGCCCGGCTGGCCGACATCCACGCCGAGATCGCCGCCCGGCACGCCCGCGCCTACCCGGCCAACGAGGCCGAGCGCAGCCACCGCCGGCTCGACGTCGGCGGCGAATACCAGTGGCGCCGCGAGGGCGAGCTGCACCTGTTCAACCCGGAGACGGTGTTCCTGCTCCAGCACGCCACCCGCAGCCGGCGCGACGACATCTTCGCCCGCTACACCGCGACCGTCGACGGGCTGGCCGAGAAGGCCGGCTCGCTGCGCGGCCTGTTCCGGCTGCGCACCGGCGACCGCCCGGCGGTGCCGATCGACGAGGTCGAGCCGGTCAGCACGATCGTCAAGCGGTTCGCCACCGGCGCGATGTCCTACGGCTCGATCTCCGCGGAGGCGCACGAGACCCTCGCGGTCGCGATGAACCGCCTGGGCGGCAAGTCCAACACCGGCGAGGGCGGCGAAGACGTCGAGCGCCTCTACGACCCCGAGCGCCGCTCCGCGGTCAAGCAGGTCGCCAGCGGCCGGTTCGGCGTCACCACCGAATACCTCGTCAACGCCGACGACCTCCAGATCAAGATGGCGCAGGGCGCGAAGCCGGGCGAGGGCGGGCAGCTGCCCGGCAACAAGGTGTGGCCGTGGATCGCCAAGACCCGGCACGCCACCCCCGGCGTCGGGCTGATCTCGCCGCCGCCGCACCACGACATCTACTCGATCGAAGACCTGGCGCAGCTCGTGCACGACCTCAAGATGGTCAACCCGGCCGCCCGGGTGCACGTCAAGCTGGTCTCCGAGGTCGGGGTCGGCACCGTCGCGGCCGGCGTCGCCAAGCTCAAGGCCGACGTCATCTTGATCTCGGGCCATGACGGGGGTACGGGCGCCAGCCCGCTCAACTCGCTCAAGCACGCCGGCACCCCGTGGGAGCTGGGCCTGGCCGAGACACAGCAGACGCTGCTGCTCAACGGCCTGCGTGACCGGGTCACCGTGCAGGTCGACGGCCAGCTCAAGACCGGGCGCGACGTGATCGTCGCGGCGCTGCTCGGCGCCGAGGAGTTCGGCTTCGCCACCGCGCCGCTGATCGTGTCCGGCTGCGTGATGATGCGGGTCTGCCACCTCGACACGTGTCCGGTCGGCATCGCCACCCAGAACCCGAAGCTGCGGGAGAAGTTCACCGGCAAGCCCGAGTTCGTCGAGACGTTCTTCGAGTTCCTGGCCGAAGAGGTCCGCGGCTACCTGGCCCAGCTCGGCTTCCGCACCATCGACGAGGCCGTCGGTCACGCCGAGCTGCTCGACCTGGTGCCGGCGATCGACCACTGGAAGGCCAACGGGCTCGACCTGTCGCCGGTCCTGCACGTGCCCGACCTGCCGGCGGGCGCGGCCCGGCGGCGGATCCAGGCGCAGGACCACGGCCTGGCCAAGGCGCTCGACAACGAGCTGCTGAAGCTGGCCGAGCCGGCGCTGAAAGACGGCACGCCGGTGCGGGCCACCGTCGCGGTCCGCAACGACCAGCGCAGCGTCGGCGCGATGCTGGGCGGCGCGGTCGCCCGGCGGTTCGGCGGCGACGGGCTGCCCGACGACACGATCGAGCTCGACCTGGTCGGCACCGGCGGCCAGTCGTTCGGGGCGTTCCTGCCGCGCGGCGTGACCATCCGGCTGCACGGCGACGCCAACGACTACGTCGGCAAGGGCCTGTCCGGCGGCCGGGTCATCGTGCGCCCGCACGTCGACGCGCCGTTCGAGGCGGAGACCCAGATCATCGCCGGCAACACCATCCTCTACGGCGCGACCGGCGGCGAGCTGTTCCTGCGGGGCCGGGTCGGCGAGCGGTTCGCGGTGCGCAACTCCGGCGCCACCGCTGTGGTCGAGGGCGTCGGCGACCACGGCTGCGAATACATGACCGGCGGCACCGTCGTCGTGCTCGGCCCGACCGGGCGCAACTTCGCCGCCGGCATGTCCGGTGGCACCGCCTACCTGTGGCAGGCCGACACGACCCGGGTCAACCCGGAGCTGGTCGAGCTGACCCCGCTCACCGACGACGAGCAGGTCACCCTCCAGGAGCTGGTGCAGCGGCACTTCGAGGAGACCGACTCGGCCGTCGCCGAAGACCTGCTCAAGCGCTGGCCGGAAGCGGCCCGCGAGTTCACCGCCGTCGTGCCGCGCGACTACAAGCGCGTCATGTCGGTCATTCGGGCCGCCGAGGCTGCCGGCCATGACGTCGACGCGGCTGTCATGGAGGTAGCACGTGCCTGA
- a CDS encoding GNAT family N-acetyltransferase, with amino-acid sequence MTIPDPALLHRLEAFYDGLPRFTAHAEEFGGLVLFVRDGAGWPFYARPRLGGDEPPSAADVMAARARQRELGLPEAFEWVHETTPDLLAVARSAGLAVLEAPLMVLDPAKLPDVTPPGVRLLDPASTTFAADTELSRAVAAVGFGTPGTETGAGGVAERDATRIELDAGAVEEERRAIAAGRRFTAVAELPDTGPVASGIGMRAGDVVEIAGVATLPAFRRRGLGAALTLALARQALDSGAGVVFLSASSLDVARVYLKVGFRRVGTACIAEPAAVEAP; translated from the coding sequence GTGACCATCCCCGATCCTGCACTCCTGCACCGGCTAGAGGCCTTCTACGACGGCCTGCCCCGGTTCACCGCGCATGCGGAGGAGTTCGGCGGCCTCGTCCTGTTCGTCCGGGACGGTGCCGGCTGGCCGTTCTATGCCCGTCCGCGCCTCGGCGGTGACGAGCCTCCCTCGGCCGCCGACGTGATGGCCGCCCGGGCCCGGCAGCGCGAGTTGGGCCTGCCAGAGGCCTTCGAATGGGTCCACGAGACCACCCCTGACCTGCTCGCGGTCGCCCGCTCGGCCGGGCTGGCCGTGCTCGAGGCCCCGCTGATGGTGCTCGACCCGGCCAAGCTGCCCGACGTGACGCCGCCGGGCGTCCGGTTGCTCGACCCGGCGTCGACCACCTTCGCCGCGGACACCGAGTTGTCCCGCGCGGTGGCGGCAGTGGGATTCGGCACACCCGGCACGGAAACGGGCGCCGGCGGTGTCGCGGAGCGCGACGCGACCCGGATCGAGCTCGACGCCGGAGCGGTCGAGGAGGAGCGCCGGGCGATCGCGGCCGGGCGCCGGTTCACCGCCGTGGCGGAACTGCCCGACACCGGCCCGGTCGCCAGCGGCATCGGCATGCGGGCCGGCGACGTGGTGGAGATCGCCGGGGTGGCGACGCTGCCCGCGTTCCGCCGCCGGGGGCTCGGAGCCGCGCTGACCCTGGCGCTGGCCCGGCAGGCCCTCGACTCGGGTGCCGGCGTGGTGTTCCTGTCGGCCAGCAGCCTCGACGTGGCCCGGGTCTACTTGAAGGTCGGCTTCCGGCGGGTCGGCACCGCCTGCATCGCCGAGCCCGCGGCGGTCGAGGCTCCGTAA